In the genome of Oxalobacter aliiformigenes, one region contains:
- a CDS encoding very short patch repair endonuclease, with product MTDIVDPATRHRMMSGIRGKNTKIEVLVRKGLFARGFRYRINDKKLPGKPDIVLSKYKAVIFTHGCFWHGHDCHLFKWPSTRPEWWRNKINGNRKRDNQVRMLLENAGWRQCHVWECALKGKYRLDINNIIDELVQWLLSNCTMLEIRGKTE from the coding sequence ATGACTGACATTGTTGATCCGGCAACCCGCCACCGAATGATGTCCGGGATTCGTGGAAAAAACACAAAAATCGAGGTTCTTGTTCGCAAGGGACTTTTTGCAAGAGGTTTTCGTTACCGGATCAATGACAAAAAATTGCCTGGCAAACCGGATATTGTTTTGTCAAAATACAAGGCTGTGATTTTTACACATGGCTGTTTCTGGCATGGACATGACTGCCATTTGTTCAAATGGCCTTCCACACGTCCGGAATGGTGGCGCAATAAAATCAATGGCAATCGCAAACGGGATAATCAGGTCCGGATGCTTCTTGAAAATGCCGGCTGGAGGCAGTGCCATGTATGGGAATGTGCCCTGAAAGGAAAATATCGCCTTGATATCAACAATATTATTGACGAACTGGTACAGTGGCTCCTGAGTAACTGTACCATGCTTGAAATCAGGGGGAAAACTGAATGA
- a CDS encoding ATP-dependent DNA helicase, translating into MDSESGSQLVWSENLKAYEEDLARLMDAGGPFSEVVEGYSDRPMQLEMAQAIARAIVRCETFVAEAGTGTGKTFAYLVPALMWGGKVIISTGTRNLQDQLFFRDIPTVRKALASPVTVALLKGRSNYVCRLHLARAAEYGRLETKADTRYLREIVRFADMTDTGDKSDLPTVPETASVWNLVTSTKENCPGTECPHYQDCFVMKARRSAQQADVVVVNHHLFFADVVLKDTGVAELLPTANTVIFDEAHQLPDTATTFFGQFVSTGQIHELCRDTQVEGLSQARDGADWVALVGRLDKATKDLRLTLPEGMNRMAVHQIAKREAFMAALEAFREALEELNGALTEQAQRSELLEVCRARSEQTGVFVRKWLALAKGEEKTEDVLWVETFGLSLQLHLTPLSIADVFNKQREGTPRAWIFTSATLAIKQDFSYFSSRMGLMEAESKTWPSPFDYGENAMLYVPQNMPQPMSPQYSDAVVEAALPLIEASGGGAFILCTTLRAVDRISARLREIFREREWPFPLFVQGESGKTDLLERFRKSGNGVLVGSQSFWEGVDVRGKALSLVIVDKLPFAPPDDPVLAARIRALEKEGGNGFMDFQLPEAIMSLKQGAGRLIRDERDRGVLMICDTRLVSKPYGRRIWQSLPPFARTRDEAVACGFFSKQV; encoded by the coding sequence TTGGATTCTGAATCGGGTTCCCAACTTGTCTGGTCGGAAAACCTCAAGGCGTATGAGGAGGATCTGGCGCGTCTGATGGACGCGGGCGGGCCGTTTTCGGAGGTGGTGGAAGGGTACAGCGACCGGCCGATGCAGCTGGAAATGGCGCAGGCCATTGCCCGGGCGATCGTTCGGTGCGAGACGTTCGTCGCCGAGGCGGGAACGGGAACCGGCAAGACATTCGCCTATCTGGTTCCGGCGCTGATGTGGGGCGGCAAGGTCATTATCTCGACCGGAACGCGCAATTTGCAGGACCAGCTTTTTTTCCGCGATATCCCGACAGTCCGCAAGGCGCTGGCTTCTCCCGTCACCGTGGCGCTTTTGAAGGGCCGCTCCAATTATGTCTGCCGTCTGCATCTGGCACGGGCGGCGGAGTACGGCCGTCTGGAAACGAAGGCGGATACCCGGTATCTGCGCGAAATCGTCAGATTCGCCGACATGACGGATACGGGTGACAAATCCGATTTGCCGACGGTGCCGGAAACGGCGTCGGTCTGGAATCTGGTGACATCGACGAAAGAAAATTGTCCGGGAACGGAATGTCCGCATTATCAGGACTGTTTCGTGATGAAGGCGAGACGGTCGGCACAGCAGGCCGATGTGGTGGTCGTCAACCATCATCTGTTTTTCGCGGATGTCGTTTTGAAGGATACAGGGGTGGCGGAACTGTTGCCGACGGCCAATACGGTGATTTTCGATGAAGCGCACCAGTTGCCCGATACGGCGACGACGTTTTTCGGGCAGTTCGTTTCGACCGGCCAGATTCATGAATTGTGCCGGGATACGCAGGTGGAAGGTCTGTCGCAGGCGCGGGACGGGGCCGACTGGGTGGCTCTGGTCGGACGGCTGGACAAGGCGACGAAGGATTTGCGGCTGACGCTGCCGGAAGGCATGAACCGGATGGCAGTTCACCAGATCGCGAAGCGCGAGGCTTTCATGGCCGCGCTGGAGGCGTTCAGGGAGGCGCTCGAAGAATTGAACGGAGCGCTGACAGAACAGGCACAACGTTCCGAACTGCTCGAAGTCTGCCGGGCGCGTTCGGAACAAACCGGTGTTTTTGTGCGCAAATGGCTGGCGCTGGCCAAAGGCGAGGAAAAAACCGAGGACGTGCTCTGGGTGGAAACGTTCGGTCTGTCGCTGCAACTGCATCTGACGCCCCTGTCCATTGCCGACGTGTTCAACAAACAGCGGGAAGGCACGCCGCGTGCCTGGATTTTCACTTCGGCCACACTCGCCATCAAACAGGATTTCAGTTATTTCTCGTCCCGGATGGGACTGATGGAGGCCGAGTCGAAAACCTGGCCCAGTCCTTTCGATTATGGCGAAAACGCCATGCTTTACGTTCCGCAGAACATGCCGCAACCGATGTCGCCGCAATATTCCGATGCGGTGGTGGAAGCGGCATTGCCTCTGATTGAGGCATCAGGTGGCGGCGCGTTCATTCTGTGTACGACCTTGCGGGCGGTTGACCGGATTTCGGCACGCCTAAGGGAGATTTTCAGGGAACGGGAGTGGCCGTTTCCCCTTTTTGTGCAGGGGGAATCGGGCAAGACTGATCTGCTGGAGCGTTTCCGGAAATCGGGCAATGGCGTGCTTGTCGGCAGCCAGAGCTTCTGGGAAGGGGTCGATGTGCGCGGAAAAGCGCTGTCTCTGGTGATCGTGGACAAATTGCCGTTTGCGCCGCCGGACGATCCGGTGCTGGCGGCCCGTATCCGGGCACTGGAAAAAGAAGGGGGAAACGGTTTCATGGATTTTCAGCTGCCGGAGGCGATCATGAGCCTGAAACAGGGGGCGGGGCGGCTGATTCGCGACGAGCGTGACCGGGGCGTGCTGATGATTTGCGATACGCGGCTCGTTTCCAAACCCTATGGCCGACGCATCTGGCAAAGCCTGCCGCCGTTTGCCCGCACGCGGGACGAGGCGGTGGCGTGCGGTTTTTTTTCAAAGCAGGTTTGA
- a CDS encoding MvaI/BcnI family restriction endonuclease — translation MIETLSGLVALMKSYGATRFYAKKLAPNDNSKNQVYLGGDFSVLNIIPHQGIYTDNTVSSGSVRNRAKADVSFSWVNQNGLHNAPNAQLILYPKYPEVRMSGFLKGAKYAPSDIMAVRDEGRVLFIGVTPDGQILGYAAGPDSSLAKEVYAKNDLKQIGVFLEIPPESGIKDTRKLLLDKLAEICSKHWIMSKKLDSGGFSKPYKARNGGGYTLEAELGITPNGYSDPDYLGWEIKQYAVSDFIAYRPKGVVTLMTPEPTSGLYKNSGVEQFLHRYGYPDKHGKADRVNFGGIYSCEKDFHADTGLKLALQGYDPSSEKITDMTGGIVLLSRENEIAAKWDFIHLMEHWTRKHAQAAYIPSIFRTPPPEYAYGPRILLCEQTDFSLFLKAVANCTVYYDPAVKMEKASSGNPATKRRSQFRVRYNELVHMYYRHEYVELPIE, via the coding sequence ATGATCGAAACCCTGTCAGGATTGGTAGCCCTGATGAAATCATACGGTGCCACCCGCTTTTATGCCAAAAAACTGGCACCAAATGACAATTCAAAAAACCAAGTTTATCTGGGCGGAGATTTTTCTGTCCTCAACATTATTCCTCACCAAGGTATCTACACAGATAATACTGTGTCTTCAGGAAGTGTGCGAAATCGTGCCAAGGCTGATGTATCGTTTTCATGGGTTAACCAGAATGGGCTGCACAATGCCCCAAACGCCCAGCTCATTCTTTATCCCAAATATCCCGAAGTCAGGATGTCCGGTTTTCTGAAAGGTGCGAAATACGCACCATCCGATATCATGGCTGTACGTGATGAAGGCCGGGTCCTTTTCATTGGCGTAACACCGGATGGCCAGATACTCGGATATGCCGCAGGCCCCGATTCTTCTCTTGCAAAAGAAGTTTATGCAAAAAACGATCTGAAGCAAATTGGTGTTTTTCTGGAAATACCGCCTGAATCCGGTATAAAAGATACCAGGAAATTGCTTCTTGACAAACTGGCCGAAATTTGCAGCAAACACTGGATCATGTCAAAAAAACTTGATTCGGGTGGTTTTTCCAAACCCTACAAGGCAAGAAATGGAGGCGGCTATACACTTGAAGCCGAGTTGGGTATAACGCCGAACGGCTATTCCGACCCCGATTACCTGGGCTGGGAAATCAAGCAATACGCTGTTAGTGATTTCATTGCATACCGTCCGAAAGGAGTTGTAACACTGATGACTCCGGAGCCCACCAGCGGTCTTTACAAGAATTCCGGCGTTGAACAATTCCTGCATCGTTACGGATATCCTGACAAGCACGGCAAGGCAGACCGGGTAAATTTTGGCGGGATCTATTCCTGTGAAAAGGATTTCCACGCTGACACAGGATTGAAACTGGCCTTGCAGGGATACGATCCTTCAAGCGAAAAGATTACGGATATGACAGGAGGAATTGTTCTGCTGTCACGTGAAAACGAGATAGCAGCAAAATGGGATTTCATCCATCTCATGGAACACTGGACCCGTAAACATGCGCAAGCTGCCTACATTCCCTCGATTTTCAGGACACCGCCTCCGGAATATGCCTACGGTCCGCGCATTTTGCTGTGCGAACAGACTGACTTTAGCCTGTTCCTGAAAGCCGTGGCAAATTGCACGGTTTATTATGATCCTGCTGTCAAGATGGAAAAGGCATCTTCTGGAAACCCGGCTACCAAACGCCGAAGCCAGTTTCGTGTCAGATACAATGAACTTGTACACATGTACTACCGTCACGAGTATGTTGAACTGCCCATTGAATAA
- a CDS encoding winged helix-turn-helix transcriptional regulator: MDKENGNGSCCRQEETHCPVEATIGLIGGKYKSLILWKLAGGTLRFSQLKREVSCATPKMLTQQLRELEADGLIVREVFPVVPPKVEYSLTDFGQSIRPVLEAMYDWGSGYLARQGLAANCSMTPFSRERC, from the coding sequence ATGGACAAGGAAAACGGAAACGGTTCCTGTTGCCGGCAGGAAGAAACCCACTGTCCGGTCGAGGCGACTATCGGACTCATCGGGGGAAAATACAAGTCGCTCATTCTCTGGAAGCTGGCGGGCGGCACCCTCCGATTTTCCCAGCTCAAAAGGGAAGTGTCTTGCGCCACGCCAAAGATGCTGACGCAGCAGTTGCGGGAACTGGAGGCGGATGGCCTGATTGTCCGGGAAGTTTTTCCGGTCGTTCCGCCGAAAGTGGAGTATTCGCTGACGGATTTCGGACAGAGCATCCGCCCGGTACTCGAGGCCATGTACGACTGGGGAAGCGGTTATCTGGCCCGGCAGGGGCTGGCCGCGAATTGCAGCATGACGCCGTTTTCCAGAGAACGGTGCTGA